The Listeria monocytogenes genome window below encodes:
- a CDS encoding response regulator transcription factor, whose product MNRILIVEDEKNLARFIELELQHENYETAVANDGRAGLELALNEEWDAILLDLMLPHLNGVEVCRRVRQVKQTPIIMITARDSVIDRVSGLDHGADDYIVKPFAIEELLARLRSLLRRVENAEQSAKQTTLQYRNLIVEKENRIVKRDEEIIDLTKREYELLLTLMENVNIVLTREVLLNKVWGYETEVETNVVDVYVRYLRNKIDHPDEESYIQTVRGTGYVMRT is encoded by the coding sequence ATGAATAGAATATTAATCGTAGAAGATGAAAAAAACTTAGCACGCTTTATCGAACTCGAGCTACAACATGAAAATTATGAAACAGCGGTTGCTAATGATGGACGTGCAGGACTAGAACTCGCACTTAATGAAGAATGGGATGCTATTTTACTTGATTTAATGTTGCCGCATTTAAACGGTGTAGAAGTTTGTCGCCGTGTGCGCCAAGTGAAACAAACACCTATTATTATGATAACTGCACGTGACTCTGTTATCGACCGTGTATCCGGACTAGATCACGGAGCCGATGATTACATTGTCAAACCTTTCGCTATTGAAGAATTACTTGCACGCCTTCGTTCACTGTTACGCCGGGTTGAAAATGCGGAACAATCTGCGAAACAAACCACACTACAGTACCGCAACTTAATCGTTGAAAAAGAAAATCGGATTGTTAAACGCGATGAAGAAATTATTGACCTGACAAAACGAGAGTACGAACTTTTACTTACATTGATGGAAAATGTTAATATCGTTCTTACACGTGAAGTTTTACTTAATAAAGTATGGGGCTATGAAACAGAAGTTGAAACGAATGTAGTGGATGTGTATGTTCGTTACTTACGGAATAAAATTGATCATCCTGACGAAGAAAGTTATATCCAAACAGTTCGCGGGACAGGGTATGTGATGCGTACATGA
- a CDS encoding HAMP domain-containing histidine kinase has protein sequence MTTSPFSLKSRSLKFKWTFGASAAIFLTFFLFSYAIYQGIGQMLLNEEEPEVKELLLATTSTLTNQDLTDNEEIKYLFNNDKTVNRKLQDQVINLYDKDGHFINKYYFSRNQNITSIDFSQYFVSGTDKFIMNKPTIDGQKMMTAQMPIVADDNTTVIGYAQVVNPLTSYNRMMDRLLVTMILLGAVALFISGMLGYLLAQNFLNPLTRLARTMNDIRKNGFQKRIETKTNSRDEIGELTVVFNDMMTRIETSFEQQKQFVEDASHELRTPVQIMEGHLKLLTRWGKDDPAVLDESLNASLTELERMKKLVQEMLDLSRAEQISQTKELQITDVNATVEQVRRNFEVMYENFTFTLKEDDTDLRALIQHNHLEQILIIIMDNAVKYSGDGTEVDMHVYKEQKQIHIDVRDYGEGISQEEIDKIFNRFYRVDKARSREKGGNGLGLAIAKQLVEGYLGTINAVSEPDKGTTIKITLPYIEPKSK, from the coding sequence ATGACGACTAGCCCATTTTCCTTAAAAAGTCGTTCTTTGAAATTTAAATGGACTTTTGGAGCTAGTGCAGCCATTTTTCTAACATTTTTCTTGTTTTCCTATGCCATTTACCAAGGAATTGGGCAAATGTTGCTAAATGAAGAAGAACCAGAAGTAAAAGAACTGCTTCTAGCAACAACGAGCACATTAACTAATCAAGATTTGACCGACAATGAGGAAATTAAGTATTTATTTAATAACGACAAAACGGTGAATCGCAAGTTACAAGATCAAGTAATTAATCTGTATGATAAAGACGGCCATTTTATTAATAAGTATTATTTTTCAAGAAATCAAAATATTACTAGCATTGATTTTTCGCAGTATTTTGTTAGTGGGACAGACAAGTTTATTATGAATAAACCAACGATTGATGGACAGAAGATGATGACGGCGCAAATGCCAATTGTAGCAGATGACAATACGACAGTGATTGGTTACGCGCAGGTGGTAAATCCGCTCACTTCCTATAATCGGATGATGGATCGGCTTCTTGTTACAATGATTTTACTTGGGGCAGTGGCGCTCTTTATTAGTGGGATGCTCGGCTATTTACTAGCACAAAACTTTTTAAATCCACTGACTCGCCTAGCTCGAACAATGAATGATATCCGTAAAAATGGTTTCCAAAAACGAATCGAGACGAAAACCAATTCTCGCGATGAAATTGGCGAATTGACCGTTGTTTTTAATGATATGATGACGCGAATCGAAACTAGTTTTGAACAGCAAAAGCAATTTGTAGAGGATGCTTCTCATGAATTGCGTACACCAGTGCAAATTATGGAAGGTCATTTGAAACTACTCACTCGTTGGGGAAAAGATGATCCGGCTGTACTTGATGAATCATTAAACGCTTCGTTAACGGAATTAGAACGCATGAAAAAATTAGTACAAGAAATGCTCGATTTATCAAGAGCGGAACAAATTTCACAAACAAAAGAATTACAAATTACCGATGTTAATGCAACGGTGGAACAAGTAAGACGTAATTTTGAAGTCATGTATGAAAATTTCACGTTTACCTTAAAAGAAGATGATACTGATTTACGAGCGCTTATTCAGCATAATCATTTAGAACAGATCTTAATTATTATTATGGATAATGCCGTGAAGTATTCAGGTGACGGCACCGAAGTGGATATGCATGTCTATAAAGAACAAAAGCAAATCCATATTGATGTGCGTGATTACGGGGAAGGCATTTCACAAGAAGAAATTGATAAGATATTTAATCGTTTCTATCGTGTGGATAAAGCTAGGAGTCGTGAAAAAGGTGGTAATGGCCTCGGACTTGCGATTGCTAAACAATTAGTCGAAGGATATTTAGGAACGATTAATGCGGTTAGTGAGCCAGATAAAGGTACAACGATAAAAATTACACTTCCTTACATTGAACCGAAATCCAAATAG